From Corticium candelabrum chromosome 9, ooCorCand1.1, whole genome shotgun sequence:
ttttcttgtgtttgtatatCATTACCCAGATTGCAATGAAAACGGCTGCACCAGGTAGTATCGCTGTAACGATTGCtgggtagttttgttttccTATAGACAATGATACAATCAACTCTTTTAATTAGAAAAACCAAAGCAGGATAATAAAATATACCGGGTGGGCCCATTGGTTCATCAGTACTTGAAGGACTTAGAACATGTCTGGTTGAATTTGGAAGGACGTTGTAAAGTGGACCACTCACTTGAAAGTCTAATATAGCGttgatagacacacacaaaaatatgtGTCAGCATAAACTGTAATGCATGTCAAAATGTGCTCGTGACATACTTAGATTTCTTGTTTTAGATGGTTTTGTTGTTTCATTGGGCAAGTCCTGTGAACCATCTGATGTAGGATGAACAGCAATTGACGAAGTAAACGTCAGCCCGGATCTTGCAGTTCCTATACGAATAGATgaaaaagaaagtctacagTGTAGGCATAGGAAGTTTTCGAAATTTGCCCCATTGTTTGGTATTACGTTTATTTTAGTTTTGGTTTTAGTTTTTTTCAAGACaatttagttttagttttagttttggtAACTCTTTTGCCctaattttagttttagttatgAATTTTAGTTTTGTCTGTAAACTCCATGCATGTTGCTACTACATGTAATATGAGAACAGGTGCACCATGTAGGAATGCATGCAATCATTACAATGCTGTGAATGCAAGAATGACCATGAGTGTGAGTGTTAACAAGCACTTCATGCCAAATGTTTCATGGTACACAGGCTAATGCTATATAATTGAATAAGTACATTAAGTCAAGATCAACATCTATTGTTCTTGCTGTTTGTAATGGTTATTGTCTAAGGTACAGGTTCACTTCtacatttaattttattgGCAACAACAGACGTACATATATAGGCCAGATTCACAACCCTGTTCCAAGTCAACAATTCTCTCTAAACGGTAGTCAGATAGTCTATTGTGAGTTCTTTGTGTGTGAAGATCTGCTGTTGAAAAAGTGTTGTGGAGCTCCATACAAACGTGTTCTTTGTGAAAATGGCACATGGGTCACATAATCTTACAATTAATTGTAAAAACAATTAACCTCATGAATTTGAATAAATGAGTCTAATACTAAAATTAAATCAGGGGATGGGTTAGTTTTAGTTTACGCGGGTTCACATTTGGGTGGCCAAACGTTACACTCTTGTGCAAGCGAATTGTTTTATGCATTTGAGGGTAATGCAGTGAGGCAGCAAAAATGATCGGGGCTCGCATGGTGACCTTGGCTGCCTTGGTCCCTATACGCCAACCGTATTACCCCGCCTAGAAGGGCAGGGGCTCTTATTAGAGCATTTGGTACTgtgtgcctttgtacagtgtggctAGGGAATAGGGTAcaagccatggaattccctggaggATTGCAGACACGAGAAGACATTACTGATAGCCATATTTTTTTATTCTGATTTGGTTGTTACCTTCACAAATATTTTCTGCGACAACTGCTCTGTGCATCAGTTAGAAATGCTGCACCCCATCAGATCTGTAGCTATCATGTGATGTTTTTGTCTGTGATcctccagggaattccatggcttttaccctattccctaaccacattctgtacaaaggcacatagttccaaatgttctaataagagcccttGCTCTTCTAGGCGGGGTAATACGTATGTACATTGATGGCTATGTGATCGTTATTGTTTAAACTTTACCTGTAGCCGTTGACACTGTTTTAGCAGCAGTTGGTGGTAAAGGTTCAGAATTGTAGTCGAAACGACACTGGAAGTAGTAGGTACTCCAATTGGAGTACCCCAGTGTGTTGTTTGCCCGTACGAAACACACGTTCTCGACTCCGTGTTGATCTACAGGCACGGCAGCCGTCGTTTTGCCGGTTACGGTTCGGAAGAAGGGCTGAAGAGCTCCGCTTATCTGTTTGTCGCAAGCCACTTCGTAGACGAGAACCGGTTTGTGACCGTTGAATTCAGGCGCCATCCATGAAAGCACGACGTTGTTACACGGTATGTAACCATTGCTGCTTGTCTGCGCGTGGATCTTTGACGGAGGGATAGGCGgccctgcacacacacacacacacacacacacacacacacacacacacacacacacacacacacacacacacacacacacacacaattacaacaGAACAATGCGGTTGAATTGTGCTAGAGGATAACCTTGAACACTGACGTAAATTTTGTGGTCTGGGTGTCCATTCGAAGCGACAACCGTGCACACGTACTCGCCCATGTCGTCCCAGTCGACGCTCACGATCTCGAGGTCTGGCCCGTTGGTGTGGCGGTACTTGGTACCATTGAGCAGTTGGATGCCGTCGCGGTTCCATATGACAGCAGAGTGTCCTGTTCCGGTCGAAGGACACCTCAGTCGACCTCTAGTGCCTTTGGTAATCACTTGGGTATTACCAGAAATGGGCACTAAACATCGAAAAAAACAAGGACAATCATCATATAGATCACACATTGCTAATGCCTGCTCTCGTCCTACCATCTTTATGTACTAAGGCTGCCGTGCTGTTGGCGATCACGTGACCGTTTGTCGACATCGCCTGGCAGCGATAAGTTCCCTCGTCGTCTCGACCGGGTCCGACAAGCGTCAGCGAGGCACCAGAGTGTCGCAGACTGTAGTGGTCCGGTCGTGTGGAAGTATTGATTGCTTTACCGTCGAGAAGCCATCTGTAGCGTGCCGTCCGGGGTCCCGCTCGGGCCCCTTCCCACGAACACGACAACACGACGACGACGGTTCGCTTGTTGAACACATGGACGGACGGCGTCGCTTCTAGAGTCGCCGTTACGTCGCGAAAACTCAAAGATGTTGGATTTGTATTACCTGGAAAACATAAAAACATGTAATTCTCTGCCGCGTTTACATTTGTGCGTAATTGTTGGATACCTTTAGTTATTGCTGCATTGGCTGCACCCACTTCACGAGTTAGAAGTACTATTACGAGGGCTATGTACCGTTTCGTTTGAAAAGAATTTGTTACTTGCTGGGACATGGACAGCATGTACCTTTTCCATCCAAATCTGTAGATACAAAGACGGATGTACTCGAAAGAATGTATGGTTTTATGTCACGTGAAAAGCACAGCTGATACGGTAGCCAAGTGAGAGGGAGCATGTGGGCGATTGGTTATTCAGAGACTTTTGGGCGTCATAGAGTTGCTATGCAAGGCCATCTTATTGACAGTTTTGCCAAGATGACAGTCAGAAAGGTTGTTCTTTCTTTGAGTGTACACTCTGTACACTATGATGGTGAGATAGGCCGTGGTTGTTGATACGTAAAGGGTTTAGATTTTTAAAGTCGGAAACAATTTGTGTTAGAGCTTGTTTGCCTCCCAAACCTCCCATCGTGGCTACTCCATTGAGCAGGTACCGCATATTAGAACAAAGGACaatgcaaaacaacaaaacatttgtgGGCTGCGGCTGCATGACCGAGGCAGTAATTCATCATTTTATCGTGCTCGTGAAGCCTTAAGCCAGTCGTTCCCCACCTACACGATGCGTTTCAGAGTCAAAGCCGCGTTTTCCGTCGATAAATTCGAGTTGGCGCAGtgatgtgtatgtatatgtatgtatatacacgGGTAAAACACGAAGTGCCAGAATAAGCGCTCTTACTTACTTTTCAAAGTGTAGTGACCGCTCGTTGCGATGCGCCATATCGTCCTCTACCACAATCAGCGACCTAGTGGAGTAATCCGACATCAATGGCAAGCTGCCAACAACGTCCCGGTTACTCGTTGATTAGGAGGTAATCCAATTACATTGGAGCATTGCAACTACCAATAAGCAAACTCGGATTTCAATAACGATATCGTCTGATAATCAAATGTCAATCCCAAAAGAAATTCGAGCGCCCTTTTGTGCTGATTCCAGACGTTCAAGGACTTGCGTTGTAGTAAGTGCTTAGTATAGGTCTAGTGTGATGTATGTAGTCTACAAGCCAGCTTCGTCTACCGTCAGCTATTCTCTTTGTTTTATCTTTTGAAACACACGCTTTCAAATCGGTTTTTATATAAAGACGAGATGATTCTAGCATATGGGAGCGCATTTCGTCGTCAGGTACTGCAGATCAACAGAACATGGACTGCACTGTTAGTCTGCGCTCTAAGACTTGAACTGGGTGAGGCACATCTAGTCACTTGATACGTTTGCCACTTTTATAACTCAAATTCTAACTTTCTGTGCAGTTGCTGCCAGCTCTGCTTACGTATTGATATCTCCCTCTGTTGTCTATCCAAGCCAAAACGTCTCTCTCTTTTGCATCACGTCGGGCAACCCCCAACCTACTGTGAAAGGCTGGAAGAAAGACGGAGTTTCCCTTAGACGAGACCCGCACGTGCAACTTCTCCTAGGCGGTCTTCAACTTCGGATCCAGAACGTGCAGTTAAGCGACGCAGGTCGCTACGAATGCATCACATCAGCAAAAGTCAATAACAGTTACATAGCAACGTCGGTCTCTCTCGGTCTGTTTGTAGCAATTTCGGTTTTCTGGCGTTTTACCATTAACTCCTCGTTTTCCTgtttatttctaattatagAACTGAGTCGATTCGGATCGGATAGGAACGTTAGCTACGCGACCGAGGGATCGAACGCCACGCTCGCTTGCAACGGAACCGATCTGACTCTCGTCAGGTGGTATCGGGACGGCAAACTGCTCGAAGAGATTTCGCGCTATCGAGTAGGGGGAGACGGCGAAACGTTGACCATCGTCGACGTCCAGCCTTCCGACGAGGGTCGCTACACGTGCGAGGGATTCCATTCTCACGGAATCGTTCAGAGCGACGTGCTTCTTCGCGTTTTCCCGCTTCATTCCCAAGCCACGCCTACTCCAAGTCCGAGTCCAAGAGGGAATTCGACCGCAACGTGTGAGTCCTGCGTCTCCCCCATATTTTCCTGTCGCGTTGATTCGTATCTTTACCCTCGTTTCGTAGGTTTTAAGTTACATGTACGTGCGAGTGTCTCTTGCAAGTCCAATGTAACTTTGTTCTTTACGTACGACACTCGAGATTGTACTTCGTTTGTATTCCTGTTTCAAATGGTCTCGTTCAGTCTCTCCACTGAAGAGGTAGAGCAGGTGGAAGGACTCGAGAGTGTGTTTGCCTACGGAAGGGATTCTAGTGTCGCGAATGTGACCGTGGATTGTGCGGCTGGTAGAGTGTATGGGCTCGAGATATGGCCGTTTGTCAGTCGCGGGTCCGAGGAATCGGTCGTCGTGGAGAGTTATGGGTTCGATCGTTCGTTGTCGAAGAACGGTGAGCGTCGAAAGTTTGGAAGAAAGGCGGTTCGTTTTTTTGTTGAGTATCCGTTGCTGCAGATGAAACTCGTCGATGCAGACTGCACTTGTCTCAAGGTATGTACTCACTTTGTTTGTTAACATTGTGAgaaatgtgtgtttgtttgtttgtttgtttgtgtgtgtgtttctttttctatgtgtttgtttgtttgtgttttttgtgtttgttttttgcatttttctgtgtttgtttgtttgtgttttcctgtgtgtttgtttgtttgtgtgcgtgtgcaggCTCGGATCCGGATGGGGGTTCAGGGGTTACAACCCCCtattttccaataggcgtggtttacCACTGATAAAAGAGGGACTCACTCACTGCCACTGGTAGTGTTCCACCGATATTGCCTTACCATATACCGATACCTCGGTTTCCATGTTCACGTATCAGccgataccgataccaataccaatactGACATTTCAATTCTTTGTTGTGGTATTAACTGTTAAATCAGAAAGATCACTGATTCAAAACAGAATCAAAAACACTTTACATTACGCGCCAAAGAGTCTTGAAATCTAAATCTGCATCTTGAACGTGTTCCAGACCATCACTTCAGCAGCCACAGCTTCTGTATACAGCTGGTACAAATAGTGAATGCAGACTCAGCAGAGACGGATCCAGGATGAGCAGTGAGGACACGTGCTCCCTCCTGGATTACATTGCCAAACGAAAACTTTGAATATTGCTGCTGCCAGACATTCTGTTGCAAAATGACTTCGAAGATTCAAGCTTTGACCAGTGATGAACAGGACAAATCTAGGTGGTTGGCTAAACGagtaatgtaattgttgtCTAATACAACGAGACAGCTAAAGCTCTACTAACGCATCGTAGAGTATCtacaaattacaatttatattatatacatgACACACTGAAAATATCTAGACTAGAAGTTTGAGCCTCCAGGCGTATTCTAAGCACCCTCTGGATACGCCTTTGAGTCTGATCGGTCGTGTACACGCAGAGGTACAAGAGGACCTCCAACTGAAGTGGATCGGTTCGTTCTCACTCCTCCCCGAACCCCCATAAGTACGCGTCTGCCTTGCAAGGGCGGCGGAGCCAGTACGGCATAACGGTGAGTGCCGTACCACTTTGCATCCTACCACATGTTGCAAATGGTATTGGGCCAATCAGTTTGTTTCCGCCACACCACTTTCTGGCGTGCTCCGCCACCCTTGACTTGCGCACGTTACCTCATCAGATTGCACAAAAGGTTCTACTTTTGCTACCACATGCAGATGAGCTGTTTGAACTGACTATCTCAAGCACTAAAAGCACAGTTGACCATTTTTGTATGTAACGGCCGGATCAATGCTGCTGATTTGTACATTTTAGTTCTACATGTGATTGCATTATTTCACATACGTCTAGACGGTTTACCTAGTCAGCCTAGCAGACGACTTttagcaataaataatttatgatTGCAAGCAgatcaaccccctctttccaACATTTCTAgatctggtgtgtgtgtgtgtgtgtgtgtgtgtgtgtgtgtgtgtgtgtgtgtgtgtgtgtgtgtgtgtgtgtgtgtgtgtgtgtttgtgtgtgtgtatgtgtgtgtgtgtgtgtgtgtgtgtgtgtatgtgtgtgtgtgtgtgcatgtgagtgcgCGACTGTGCGTATACTCACCGTGTCACACATTTCTTACGTCTCAACCTCTTTCTGCAGAGCTCCACTAACACCGAGATTGCTGACAATTTAAACAATCTACTGGTCGACATTTTGCAAACATCTTCAAACCATAATTTTTCAAATGCTTTGTTTGAAACAAACTCCGCTCGATCACAAATGATCGTGAGAACTCCCCTCAACTCTCCCTCCCTATACAAAACCCTCAAAATGATAAACAGCGTATCGAGAGCCATCAGACAACGAGACATAAATATCGTTGGCCGTGGCGGTTGTGCGCTGAGCTTTGACGTTGATTGCAAAGTGTTGTTTGCCAGAGGCATCACAAAGGCTTGCACAACAGATGACGACGATGTCTGCTCTCAAACAGTCAGCAGCACTACCACAGAGGTAGAAGTACAATCGAGCAGCGCTAACGCCCAAGTCACTACACTGACTGTGATACTAATTGCTGTTGGGGTAGTGATGACGTTTGGGGTTTTGGCAATTATATATTGTCGTAGGAAACGTAGTCAGACATaccaaatttaattaattaattaattaatcaaaattaattaattgagtgaTTTTTGTAGTAGAATTTTCAGTCAGCGTAAAAACGGTTTGGACATACGCGAATCGGTTGCTAGCTATCGACGCGTTGTTATATATACACTCGTTGCATTCTTAGTGGACGAAAAGAaatgtagttaattaagagacGATTGTGTCCATGATAGAGATATCCCGGATGTAACGGTACCACTCTGTCGGTCACGTGCGAGATTGCAGGTATCGAGGAGACTACAAGAAGGAATCAGCGGATCTGTTAGCGGTTTATTAGCTTTATTCGTTGTTGCCGGTCCTTCTCTACTGGTGCGAACGTTTTGCGTTGTTTTACTTTTGCCGAGGAGGTTAGTTGGATGTTTTAGATTCGAGATttcgtttgttttttgtttgggCTTCACGTTTAGTCGTGGTCGTTTAAATATCGTCCAATTAACTTTGTTTAGATGAATTTCGAGTTCATGTACGCATGCGCTCTAGACCTCTTTTTGTCCTAGTTAATTAACGTCTAGCTTTTATGGGCTGACTCAACTGCATGGTGTCTATTCTCACATGACATCATGATGTCTCTTGTATTGCCTAATGATCACATTAGGGTGTCTACACTGACGGTAAGGATACAGTACAATtgtaaattgtttgtctggttaGAACGATTTGCTTCTAGGGTTAATTGTTGTTACgttgtgtgtacttgttttgttttggaaaTATCTGAGTAttgacaaaaaacagacagacagacaattaaatTTAGATGATTGTGGAGAAGCTCATAACGATGGCCAAGGGGCAGATGCAGAATGAGAGGACAATGAAAGTTATTTGGATTACTATTCAGATGTGGATATTAAGTATTTTTGCTCTTTTGCACGTGTCATTGAAGCTATTTTAGTTAGAGTTGCTTATGTAATTATACTATTTAGCAGACTGTCATTCACAATAGGGTTGTGTTGATTTATAAGTGTGCTTTCGATGCACAAGCAATTCTAAAGAAAAATAGATATGAAAATTTTCTTGGTAGCAGACATTGATTGTTATCTTTGTTACAAACAGTTGTTTTAATAATCTTTCTTTACATGGGCACGTTCATGACTTTGCGATTACAAAATATACATCAATACATAcatgacacacatacatatatacaaatatgcatcaatacatacatgacatacatacatacatacatacaaatatagatcaatacatacatgacatacatacatatatacaaatatacatcaatacatacatgacatacatacatacatacaaatatacatcaatacatacatgacatacatacttacatacaaatatacatcaatacatacatgacatacagacatatatacaaatatacatcaatacatacatgacatacatacatacatacaaatatacatcaatacatacatgacatacagacatatatacaaatatacatcaatacatacatgacatacatacatacatacaaatatacatcaatacatacatggcatacatacatgtatacataaatacatacataggtACATACATCTAGAGTAGATAGGTAGACATGACAGAGTAAACTGTCGATTTCAACAGATCTCAATTGTGGCTTGGCTTTGTCTGTACTtgacgcgcgcgcacacacacgcacacacacacacaccacaccacacacacacacacacacacacacacacacacacacacacactacacacgcacacacacacacacacacacacacacacacacacacaccacacacacacttaaagCAATTAGACTAAAATTACTATCTATATTTAGAGGGCCATGTCCAGGCGGACTTCTATGTCACCAGAAACGCAAGCCTTCGCGCAGACTGCACACACAGGGAACAGACATCAACATTTCATACAGATTTCGTACTCGGTATTGTCACCGTCGCGTTTTCTTCCTCGCCACGTGACGACGAGGAATGCGTGAGCGGTGTCTCGGATTTCACATCTTTTGTCTTGCCAGGTGTAGTCACAGCGGGAGTGCCACTGATCCTGTCTATCAAACGCAAACATCGCGCGATCACGTGCGCATCTTTCCGCGCTGTAGCTCCACTCGTGCACGTCACAGCAAGTGGGTATGCTTTGTTCTTATCGCGATGCACAATCGCGACCGTCTGTACTGTTGGTGTGCCGTAGAATAGAACGAGAACGAAAGAAGAGGTGAGACGGGCTCCGCCTACTCTCCGTTCACGTGACCGAACAAAATCCACGTCGGTCAAATCGTTGCAGCGGACCAAGTCAGCTCTGATTCACTTTACCGGTTAGCTCATTTCTGTTGGTTCATTCGCATGAAACATGTGTCTAACAGAGAGTGGAAATGTAGGTAGAACGGTGCAGGACGGTAAAGGTGCATGTAAAGTTAGCTTGCTATCAAACTGTTCTCGTCGTTTCGTCGTCGTTTCGTCGGTTCTCAACGACGTCAACGATTCGCGCGAGACGACAAGCTTGAATCTACGCTGAAGACACTATAGACGCCCTCGACCCTGCTGGTTATCACGTGCACGAGCTGTGCTTCATGTTTACATCTCTGGCGACCGTCTGGCTCTTGATGGTCCATATCATATCGATTCAGTCGTTTGAGCGAGGTGAGTCGTTAGTGTCTGGATGTTTGCTGCGCGCACTGGCATGCAATCGCCGAGACTGCATGGTgtgacgtgcacgtgtgtgtggaTGCATGCACACTGCATGTGCTCAATCTGACACGTAGAATGCAAGACGACCCATCGAAATTCCTTGTCGACTTAGTTATACGCGGTTTTCATGTAAAAACAGTGTTTTGCTGAATAGTGCTGTCGAAACCATTTCATACTCTGATAGctagggtaggtgtacctaattgtggacactccccggttatttgagttacaatcgctattttctctggtagcctgcacgaagagacagagaaacatgtccgatatatgcaccaatgtctaggcttcgtaacggtacctgcaggactagaatcgcacaacgtcggTAAAACAGCCTGGACGatgggtgtatcctaattgtggacattttttctccgtcacagaaagcgactgagcctgagtaacagctggactagatacctgaatggttgcctcacaagctggtattttgagCCTtgatcaaaaccatgttctgtggtgtattacctctgtgtaaaatggcgtcTTGCTAAATTTGCAGAAACCAAATTTTCTGTCTAcgatacaatgcaggagacgatcaatcatgtttagatgaacgtctgaactgtaaactgtggttctgGCATCTTTTTGCGTTGCTGgtggagctgattattgatatcagacaaggtagttttgaccttccacctatcctaggggagtttgtaggttttcatattgtgtcttattgttgccagatctagtagcagtgaagacagtcaaattctgactggattacgaatgtcgctgatattgacattccacctactttgttcgttctcatttcataccctattgtggccacatgtagtagcagtgaaaacagctagattgtcagtggattactgatgtctagatctagtatgagtgaagatattcaggtgtttactggactggaattacacgttcgctccatgcacataatgtGCTTCTTTAGCACATTACAGTCACGTAACTATAGGCTCAAGACTTTACCAAGGTACTCAATAATTTCTTAACTAATgtcagggcactttcatgatccaacaaaagatTGATTCGTATACCTTGAATTTGTGGACAtgatgggaggaaccttgTAGGTGCTAACAGTTTCACAGGTGAATCTtggtgatacacaacagaacatggttttgattgcagcccaaaataccagcttgtgaggcaaccattcaggtgtctagtccagctgttactcagacccagtcgctttctgtggcagAGAAAAATTGTCCataattaggatacaccctcatttgggctgttcacagacgttatcccgtatattttgctagtgcgctagcagatgttgtgcgattctagtcgtacaggtattgttccaaaacttagacattggtgcctACATCAGACATGTttccccctctctctctctctctctctctctctctctctctctctctctctctctctctctctctctctctctctctctctctctctctctctctctctctctctctctctctctctctctctctcctctctctctctctctctctctcctctctctctcctcctctctctcctctctctctctctctctctctctctctctctctcctctctcctctctcctctctcctctctcctctctcctctctcctctctcctctctcctctctcctctctcctctctcctctctctctctcctctctctctctctctctctctctctctctctctctctctctctctctctctctctctctctctctctctgttgcaggttaccagagaaacTGTGTTTGCAACTCAAATTACCCacgagtgtccacaattaggtacacctaccctatCTAGAGCATGCAGCCGGTGTAGCAAGCAAATAGAAAGTGTTCGGCTTAGCGTGCGCTAACAAGTATGTGTAAAGTAGCCTCATAGTTCAGCTGCCCGCGTGAGCTGCAAAAATGGTCTGGAAGTTTACTACACCTGGATCTAGTTGAGAATTGCAAAATGTGGTGTTTGCATGTAATATTGTATGTGCCAATAATGTAAGCTGATTTTACTATTGATTAAATAGACTCTTTATCCAAAATGGAAGTAGATTAAATAGGCCTCTGGTGAAACTTTACTGAAAAAGTTTTCCAGACCAGCCGGATtggctcctacggccctgacgtgcacatgtgtacatacagCTGGGTTATATATCAAGAGTGCTGCATGAGTTTGCGTGCAGCTACACGCTACTTCCATGACtctctttgttgttttgtttttagaTGAAGGCTCTGTGTCTATCGCCAGTGGCAATGTCACAAGGTCTATCAGAGGCTATGACGTGACTCTAGCTTGTCTCGGGAACTTTCAGGAGCGAACGCCGGTGTGGCTCAAGGACGATCGACCTCTGGCGGTCGCTTACACTGGAAATGACACGAAGAACAACCACACGAGAAGTCTCACTATTGAAAATGTTGATCTTACTGATTCTGGATACTATACATGCCAAACGAGTGCTGGAAATGCCACGACATTGTTGGTAGTCGATATCCTTCCGTCTGTTCGAGTATACAAGCATTCATCATCGATCGGTGGGAATGGACAGAGAGTACTCAAGTGTATTGTTGACGGCTTGCCCAAGCCAATGTCATGGTGGAAAGTGGTGACCGAGTATGGAGAAAAGAAGTTGAAGAGTTATCGTGAAAATAACAGAACGCTCATTGTTTCAGCTAGAGAGAATgggttgtatgtatgtctcgCATCCAACAGAGCTGGATCTGCTAGGGCAGTGATAGAGATATCGCCATCTCCGTTGATAGGTAACACAACCATTGGCATCGCTAACATAATAGTATGTCACTTATTAGTTCTGATAGAGTTAACACATCCCATACGAACAGATCAAGTCTCTTCTCTTTTTGTTCCAGTGACGCAgacaacagaagaagaagGTCGGGTGTATGTGTAGTCGGTCTGGTTGCTTGTTGTTGCATACCTGTGTGTTGCATTGTAGGATCGTCCGGACCGTCGGTCGTGTTGATCTTGCTCGTGCTCGGATGTGTGGTGGTCGTCATGTTTCTAGCATTCGTCATTCATACGTTAGCACGGAATTATTGTCCTACAAACAGGATGAAGTCGGACGAGTCTCCGTGTGGCAGTGGTCTGATGTTTATGAAAGGAAATCTTCGACGAAGCAACGGTATACTCGGTCTGTCACCCAAACCTGCTCAGTCACAGGAAAAGGGTCAGACATTCCAATCTCTTGATAATAATCTACCGTCTCGCACTGAGCACGGAAAGTACAGCAGTGCTCTTTCAATAGACGTTGCTCACTCAAAGTCTTTGGAAGAGACCGGAGACGATATGGGTCAGGGAAAGTCATCGAGGGACAAGTATTTAAACAGACAAAGTTTGCAGCAGAGTAAGGCAATTCAGGGAAGGCAAGAAACTGCTGTGTGACTGCTGAGTTTGAACAATAAATTGGAACACCCGATCGGTCGGTAGAAGTAAGTTATTGTTGAGTTATTATTGTtaagttattgttgttatttattgtagCGGTTTATAATTTATTGAAGTTTTTGTA
This genomic window contains:
- the LOC134184467 gene encoding hemicentin-1-like isoform X1, whose product is MFTSLATVWLLMVHIISIQSFERDEGSVSIASGNVTRSIRGYDVTLACLGNFQERTPVWLKDDRPLAVAYTGNDTKNNHTRSLTIENVDLTDSGYYTCQTSAGNATTLLVVDILPSVRVYKHSSSIGGNGQRVLKCIVDGLPKPMSWWKVVTEYGEKKLKSYRENNRTLIVSARENGLYVCLASNRAGSARAVIEISPSPLIELTHPIRTDQVSSLFVPVTQTTEEEGSSGPSVVLILLVLGCVVVVMFLAFVIHTLARNYCPTNRMKSDESPCGSGLMFMKGNLRRSNGILGLSPKPAQSQEKGQTFQSLDNNLPSRTEHGKYSSALSIDVAHSKSLEETGDDMGQGKSSRDKYLNRQSLQQSKAIQGRQETAV
- the LOC134184467 gene encoding hemicentin-1-like isoform X2, giving the protein MFTSLATVWLLMVHIISIQSFERDEGSVSIASGNVTRSIRGYDVTLACLGNFQERTPVWLKDDRPLAVAYTGNDTKNNHTRSLTIENVDLTDSGYYTCQTSAGNATTLLVVDILPSVRVYKHSSSIGGNGQRVLKCIVDGLPKPMSWWKVVTEYGEKKLKSYRENNRTLIVSARENGLYVCLASNRAGSARAVIEISPSPLIELTHPIRTDQVSSLFVPVTQTTEEEGSSGPSVVLILLVLGCVVVVMFLAFVIHTLARNYCPTNRMKSDESPCGSGLMFMKGNLRRSNGILGLSPKPAQSQEKDVAHSKSLEETGDDMGQGKSSRDKYLNRQSLQQSKAIQGRQETAV